In Ostrea edulis chromosome 4, xbOstEdul1.1, whole genome shotgun sequence, a single window of DNA contains:
- the LOC125667903 gene encoding uncharacterized protein LOC125667903, protein MDTGSDFLGTVNTSVSDGSDFLEYLPANDITHLSVVNDDYNRFIDDSNIEASAIVCIEDDRLVCYDRGSESLRLLSADLSVQSRINVGVRCTAMAYMKDNEVALSSKGRIMTYKIAGTEFIKQEREWNIDGFITAMSFSSHKLAIFFTTRNPAGQLRIKLIDTEHHTSEVLNQTFHDIEDYHFNSFRLLLTNVGVVLCDLNDHVVCINQSDGSIIWNQPVEKPSSVLLISHPSECLLVIGPHHGNITVLNARTGKRLTSVTGEMSIKGRNVVAVQTTMNSMVTVENKNSVCLLRKVSLQLT, encoded by the coding sequence ATGGACACTGGTTCAGACTTTCTGGGTACAGTCAACACTTCTGTGAGTGATGGTTCAGACTTTCTGGAATATCTACCCGCCAATGACATCACACATCTCTCAGTCGTTAACGATGATTACAACAGATTCATAGATGACTCCAATATAGAAGCAAGTGCCATTGTGTGCATTGAAGATGATAGATTGGTATGCTATGACCGAGGCTCAGAAAGCCTAAGGCTACTGAGTGCGGATCTCTCAGTCCAGAGCCGTATTAACGTTGGTGTTCGTTGCACTGCTATGGCGTATATGAAGGACAATGAGGTTGCACTTTCGTCAAAGGGGAGAATCATGACTTATAAAATTGCAGGCACTGAATTCATTAAACAGGAGCGGGAGTGGAACATCGACGGCTTCATTACCGCCATGTCGTTCTCTTCCCACAAATTAGCCATTTTCTTCACTACGAGAAACCCAGCAGGACAACTCCGTATAAAACTAATAGACACGGAGCACCATACGTCAGAAGTACTCAATCAAACCTTCCACGATATAGAGGACTACCACTTCAACTCATTCCGCCTTCTCTTAACTAACGTAGGCGTGGTACTATGTGATCTAAATGATCACGTGGTGTGTATCAACCAATCTGACGGCTCCATTATTTGGAATCAACCAGTAGAAAAGCCTAGTAGCGTTCTCCTAATTTCGCATCCATCGGAATGCTTGTTGGTGATTGGTCCTCACCATGGTAACATTACCGTACTTAATGCAAGGACGGGAAAGCGTTTAACTTCGGTAACGGGAGAGATGAGTATCAAAGGGCGAAATGTTGTGGCTGTCCAAACCACGATGAACAGTATGGTCACAGTGGAGAATAAAAACAGTGTTTGTCTACTCAGGAAAGTTAGTCTCCAACTAACTTAG